A genomic stretch from Malus domestica chromosome 15, GDT2T_hap1 includes:
- the LOC114821762 gene encoding putative disease resistance RPP13-like protein 1, whose product MLPRRASGLVSLQTLNLIGCYNLRYLPFLGKMTCLRHLNLTGCEQLTDMPAGIERLHQLQTLPLYVASFSRSDILKTLDQLNPFHNLNLSALEQLNLYGKLNLTHLETVWNAVEAKTARLMMKKNLDSLGLYWGAYQRRSQDVDKSLGIVPKRREASMVGFQVTRAEEILNSLQPPKNIKKLVINGYPGIRFAAWALPEYVIAVEIANCQNCRHLPALGNLLRLKTLYLHGMHGVRSIGTEFYGDGADIRFSSLEELRLSEFPNLEEWSSTNSENSFPSLRKLTVKRCPKLAHIPSPQSLQHLELQDCNPTLTSVGSLSLLSVLVLENIPGLLTFPEGFIASACLSSLKILSCPKLRSLPLQIRNLTALNH is encoded by the coding sequence ATGCTTCCTCGTAGGGCAAGTGGGCTTGTATCATTGCAGACTTTAAACTTAATTGGGTGCTACAATCTTCGCTATTTGCCTTTCTTGGGAAAGATGACCTGCCTCAGACATCTCAATCTAACTGGATGTGAACAATTAACTGACATGCCTGCTGGTATTGAAAGATTACATCAACTTCAGACATTGCCATTGTATGTCGCTAGCTTCAGCAGATCTGATATCCTTAAAACTCTGGACCAATTAAATCCTTTTCACAATTTGAACCTTAGTGCTCTGGAACAATTAAATCTTTATGGCAAGTTGAATCTAACACACTTAGAGACAGTATGGAATGCAGTGGAAGCGAAAACAGCTCGGCTAATGATGAAGAAAAATCTCGATTCATTGGGATTATACTGGGGAGCATACCAGCGGAGGTCCCAAGATGTGGACAAATCATTGGGGATAGTACCTAAACGCCGAGAAGCTTCAATGGTGGGATTCCAAGTTACACGTGCTGAAGAAATTCTCAACAGTTTAcagccaccgaaaaatataaaaaagctAGTTATAAATGGCTATCCAGGAATTAGATTTGCTGCTTGGGCTCTCCCGGAATATGTAATTGCAGTTGAAATTGCGAACTGCCAAAATTGTAGACATCTTCCAGCCCTTGGGAATCTTCTGCGGCTTAAGACTCTTTATCTGCATGGGATGCATGGCGTGAGGAGCATTGGTACAGAGTTCTACGGTGATGGTGCAGACATAAGATTTTCATCACTTGAAGAACTAAGACTCAGTGAATTTCCCAACTTGGAAGAGTGGTCAAGCACAAATAGCGAAAATTCATTCCCGAGCCTGAGGAAATTAACCGTTAAAAGATGTCCCAAGCTAGCACATATTCCATCGCCTCAGTCCCTTCAACATCTAGAGCTGCAAGATTGTAATCCAACGTTGACGTCTGTAGGAAGTTTAAGTCTGCTTTCTGTGCTTGTTCTAGAAAACATACCAGGCCTACTCACTTTCCCAGAAGGGTTCATTGCATCAGCTTGTCTGTCTTCTTTGAAGATCTTGTCCTGTCCCAAGCTTCGTTCACTGCCTTTGCAGATCAGAAACCTTACTGCTCTGAATCATTGA
- the LOC139191653 gene encoding putative disease resistance protein RGA4: protein MPDGWIGGLSLLRTLSIESCTNLTSLSSSLEKLALLEHLTIMFCPKLGSFPEGVQHLSSLRSLILLGNPWFDSLPEGLQNVGTLHCLEIGSCPNLTALPEWFEGLDSLRSLTISDCPGLQVLPPGFKILTKLQHLSIQECPELEERCKQGSGEDWMKIAHVPHKFIGPPQARQSGEASTSGS from the coding sequence ATGCCGGATGGTTGGATTGGAGGTTTGAGTTTACTTCGAACTTTGTCCATTGAAAGCTGCACTAATCTCACTTCTCTGTCATCAAGCTTGGAAAAGCTCGCGTTGCTTGAGCACTTGACAATTATGTTCTGTCCAAAACTTGGTTCTTTTCCAGAAGGTGTTCAACACCTCTCCTCCCTTCGAAGTTTGATCCTGCTGGGCAATCCTTGGTTTGATTCTCTTCCAGAAGGGTTACAAAATGTGGGAACACTGCACTGTCTCGAAATTGGTAGCTGCCCCAATCTAACTGCTTTGCCAGAATGGTTTGAGGGTCTTGATTCTCTTAGGTCCTTGACGATATCTGATTGCCCCGGTTTACAAGTATTGCCACCAGGTTTCAAGATTCTCACTAAGCTCCAACACCTCTCTATTCAAGAATGCCCGGAGCTTGAGGAAAGATGTAAACAAGGTAGTGGTGAGGATTGGATGAAAATAGCCCACGTCCCACATAAGTTCATCGGACCGCCTCAAGCCAGGCAGTCCGGTGAAGCGAGCACATCTGGCAGCTGA
- the LOC103415456 gene encoding auxin-responsive protein IAA2-like isoform X1, with protein sequence MVKLYNMICENNEEVVVRANKRGYVAAEDKKLELRLGPPGGEDRQSLLSLGCCNNNIPHEAKRACHEEKKEERKWLANSSSSNPAASASELTNSAAARDSDQKSKSRIVHAPVVGWPPIRSSRKNLANRSSSSSFANPAADSESPNETSKEGNGKSDGTTYSKHHMFVKINMEGVPIGRKINLKAYDSYEKLSFAIYELFQGLLAAQRVCCGVEKEDKKGETKSKTESLHGSGEYTLLYEDNEGDRMLVGDVPWNMFVSTAKRLRVLKSSQLSTLQLCSSPHEKTPLDSTVEVGI encoded by the exons ATGGTTAAGTTGTATAATATGATTTGTGAGAATAATGAAGAAGTGGTTGTGAGAGCAAATAAGAGAGGGTATGTTGCAGCTGAAGACAAAAAGCTGGAGCTGAGGCTGGGTCCTCCTGGAGGAGAAGATCGTCAGTCACTTCTCTCCCTTGGTTGCTGCAACAACAATATTCCTCATGAAGCCAAAAGAGCCTGTCatgaagagaaaaaagaagagagaaagtggTTGGCAAACAGTTCATCATCAAATCCTGCAGCTAGTGCTTCTGAACTTACGAATTCAGCTGCAGCTCGTGACTCTGATCAGAAAAG TAAAAGCAGAATTGTACATGCTCCAGTTGTCGGGTGGCCTCCGATCCGTTCATCCAGGAAAAATCTTGCAAAcagatcatcatcatcaagctTCGCAAACCCGGCAGCTGATTCGGAGTCACCAAATGAAACTTCGAAGGAGGGAAATGGAAAATCTGATGGTACTACTTATTCCAAGCACCACATGTTTGTAAAGATCAACATGGAAGGAGTTCCCATCGGAAGAAAAATTAACCTCAAAGCCTATGATAGTTATGAGAAACTCTCTTTTGCCATATATGAACTCTTTCAAGGTCTTCTTGCag CTCAAAGAGTTTGTTGTGGCGTGGAGAAAGAAGACAAGAAGGGAGAGACCAAATCAAAAACTGAATCATTACATGGCAGTGGGGAATATACTCTACTCTATGAGGATAATGAAGGGGACAGGATGCTTGTTGGTGATGTCCCATGGAA CATGTTTGTATCCACGGCAAAGAGGCTTCGGGTATTGAAGAGCTCACAGCTTTCCACTCTACAAC TTTGTAGCAGTCCGCATGAAAAGACACCACTTGATTCTACAGTGGAAGTTGGAATCTGA
- the LOC103415456 gene encoding auxin-responsive protein IAA28-like isoform X2, producing MVKLYNMICENNEEVVVRANKRGYVAAEDKKLELRLGPPGGEDRQSLLSLGCCNNNIPHEAKRACHEEKKEERKWLANSSSSNPAASASELTNSAAARDSDQKSKSRIVHAPVVGWPPIRSSRKNLANRSSSSSFANPAADSESPNETSKEGNGKSDGTTYSKHHMFVKINMEGVPIGRKINLKAYDSYEKLSFAIYELFQAQRVCCGVEKEDKKGETKSKTESLHGSGEYTLLYEDNEGDRMLVGDVPWNMFVSTAKRLRVLKSSQLSTLQLCSSPHEKTPLDSTVEVGI from the exons ATGGTTAAGTTGTATAATATGATTTGTGAGAATAATGAAGAAGTGGTTGTGAGAGCAAATAAGAGAGGGTATGTTGCAGCTGAAGACAAAAAGCTGGAGCTGAGGCTGGGTCCTCCTGGAGGAGAAGATCGTCAGTCACTTCTCTCCCTTGGTTGCTGCAACAACAATATTCCTCATGAAGCCAAAAGAGCCTGTCatgaagagaaaaaagaagagagaaagtggTTGGCAAACAGTTCATCATCAAATCCTGCAGCTAGTGCTTCTGAACTTACGAATTCAGCTGCAGCTCGTGACTCTGATCAGAAAAG TAAAAGCAGAATTGTACATGCTCCAGTTGTCGGGTGGCCTCCGATCCGTTCATCCAGGAAAAATCTTGCAAAcagatcatcatcatcaagctTCGCAAACCCGGCAGCTGATTCGGAGTCACCAAATGAAACTTCGAAGGAGGGAAATGGAAAATCTGATGGTACTACTTATTCCAAGCACCACATGTTTGTAAAGATCAACATGGAAGGAGTTCCCATCGGAAGAAAAATTAACCTCAAAGCCTATGATAGTTATGAGAAACTCTCTTTTGCCATATATGAACTCTTTCAAG CTCAAAGAGTTTGTTGTGGCGTGGAGAAAGAAGACAAGAAGGGAGAGACCAAATCAAAAACTGAATCATTACATGGCAGTGGGGAATATACTCTACTCTATGAGGATAATGAAGGGGACAGGATGCTTGTTGGTGATGTCCCATGGAA CATGTTTGTATCCACGGCAAAGAGGCTTCGGGTATTGAAGAGCTCACAGCTTTCCACTCTACAAC TTTGTAGCAGTCCGCATGAAAAGACACCACTTGATTCTACAGTGGAAGTTGGAATCTGA
- the LOC114821633 gene encoding histidine-containing phosphotransfer protein 4-like, whose translation MDRNQLQRQVALKRSFLFEQSYLDPQQFVQLEELQDDANPNFVEEIVTLFYKDSARLFQKIEQALYSRPIDFAKLDDYMHQFRGSSSSIGAIKVKNECSQFKEFCLAANADGCVRALERVKQEHQTLRIHLENYFQLRRQAGLVQRV comes from the exons ATGGACAGAAACCAACTGCAGCGCCAGGTTGCCCTCAAGAGAAGCTTTCTATTTGAGCAG AGTTACCTCGATCCTCAGCAATTCGTTCAGCTGGAGGAATTGCAAGACGATGCAAATCCAAATTTTGTGGAGGAAATTGTGACTTTGTTCTACAAAGATTCAGCTAGACTGTTTCAAAAGATTGAGCAAGCACT GTACAGTAGGCCTATAGATTTTGCCAAGCTGGATGATTACATGCACCAGTTCAGGGGTAGTAGTTCAAG CATTGGAGCTATAAAAGTGAAGAATGAATGCTCCCAGTTTAAAGAATTTTGTTTGGCTGCTAATGCTGATGG ATGCGTCAGGGCCTTGGAGAGAGTGAAACAAGAACACCAGACCTTGAGGATTCACcttgaaaattattttcag TTGAGAAGGCAAGCAGGACTAGTACAGCGTGTCTAG
- the LOC103431315 gene encoding tryptophan--tRNA ligase, chloroplastic/mitochondrial isoform X2, with protein MGRLVLSHFLTVSTASSPRLASSLCAGGFRIRQWKAHTSIPQIRHQSARNASGFRCCCSVSLSQPAAPETSPSSVKKRIVSGVQPTGSIHLGNYLGAIRNWILLQNTYDTLFFIVDLHAITLPYDAQQLSKATRDTAALYLACGVDTSKASVFVQSHVRAHAEMMWLLSSVTPVGWLNRMIQFKEKSRKAGDENVGVGLLTYPVLMASDILLYQSDFVPVGEDQKQHLELTRELAERVNHLFGGRKWKKLGGRGGSIFKVPEALIPPVGARVMSLTDGLSKMSKSAPSDQSRINLLDPKDVISNKIKRCKTDSFSGMEFDNPERPECNNLLSIYQLVSEKTKEEVAQECRDMNWGTFKSVLSDALIDHLHPIQVRYEEIISDSAYLDGILAEGAKTAAGIADNTLNNAYQAMGFLRR; from the exons ATGGGTCGCCTAGTCCTCTCCCACTTCCTCACCGTCTCCACCGCCTCTTCTCCTCGCCTCGCATCTTCcct GTGTGCTGGTGGATTTCGAATCCGGCAATGGAAAGCGCATACTTCAATTCCGCAGATTCGGCATCAAAGCGCGCGAAACGCCAGCGGTTTTCGGTGCTGCTGCAGCGTTTCGCTCTCGCAGCCCGCTGCTCCGGAGACTTCTCCCAGCTCTGTAAA gaagaggatagTGTCTGGAGTCCAACCGACGGGTTCAATCCACCTAGGAAATTATCTTGGCGCCATAAGAAACTGGATTTTGCTACAG AATACATACGATACTCTCTTTTTTATTGTGGACCTTCATGCG ATTACATTACCGTATGATGCACAACAACTATCCAAGGCAACGAGGGATACAGCAGCTCTTTATTTGGCATGTGGAGTGGATACCTCCAAG GCGTCTGTCTTTGTGCAGTCTCATGTTCGTGCCCATGCAGAAATGATGTGGCTTTTAAGTTCAGTCACACCTGTCGGTTGGCTAAACAGAATGATTCAGTTTAAAGAGAAATCACGCAAGGCG GGGGACGAAAATGTTGGTGTTGGTCTTTTGACTTACCCTGTTTTGATGGCTTCTGATATTCTTTTATATCAG TCTGACTTTGTCCCAGTTGGTGAAGATCAAAAGCAACATTTGGAGTTGACACGTGAACTGGCTGAGCGTGTTAATCATTTATTTGGAGGAAGGAAATGGAAAAAATTGGGAGG GCGAGGTGGTTCGATTTTTAAG GTTCCTGAGGCTCTTATACCACCAGTTGGAGCTCGAGTGATGTCCCTAACTGATGGTCTTTCCAAG ATGTCCAAATCTGCACCTTCTGACCAGTCCCGAATCAATCTTCTGGACCCAAAAGAT GTCATATCAAACAAAATAAAGAGGTGCAAGACTGACTCATTTTCAGG TATGGAATTTGATAATCCTGAAAGGCCTGAGTGCAACAACCTTCTGTCAATATATCAGCTCGTTTCGGAAAAGACAAAAGAG GAAGTTGCACAAGAATGCCGAGACATGAACTGGGGCACTTTCAAATCAGTCCTATCTGATGCGTTGATTGATCATCTGCATCCTATCCAG GTTCGCTACGAGGAAATCATTTCTGACTCAGCTTATTTGGATGGAATTTTGGCAGAAGGTGCTAAGACAGCTGCAGGTATAGCTGATAATACTCTCAATAATGCCTACCAGGCTATGGGATTCTTGCGGAGATGA
- the LOC103431315 gene encoding tryptophan--tRNA ligase, chloroplastic/mitochondrial isoform X1 — protein MGRLVLSHFLTVSTASSPRLASSLRCAGGFRIRQWKAHTSIPQIRHQSARNASGFRCCCSVSLSQPAAPETSPSSVKKRIVSGVQPTGSIHLGNYLGAIRNWILLQNTYDTLFFIVDLHAITLPYDAQQLSKATRDTAALYLACGVDTSKASVFVQSHVRAHAEMMWLLSSVTPVGWLNRMIQFKEKSRKAGDENVGVGLLTYPVLMASDILLYQSDFVPVGEDQKQHLELTRELAERVNHLFGGRKWKKLGGRGGSIFKVPEALIPPVGARVMSLTDGLSKMSKSAPSDQSRINLLDPKDVISNKIKRCKTDSFSGMEFDNPERPECNNLLSIYQLVSEKTKEEVAQECRDMNWGTFKSVLSDALIDHLHPIQVRYEEIISDSAYLDGILAEGAKTAAGIADNTLNNAYQAMGFLRR, from the exons ATGGGTCGCCTAGTCCTCTCCCACTTCCTCACCGTCTCCACCGCCTCTTCTCCTCGCCTCGCATCTTCcct CAGGTGTGCTGGTGGATTTCGAATCCGGCAATGGAAAGCGCATACTTCAATTCCGCAGATTCGGCATCAAAGCGCGCGAAACGCCAGCGGTTTTCGGTGCTGCTGCAGCGTTTCGCTCTCGCAGCCCGCTGCTCCGGAGACTTCTCCCAGCTCTGTAAA gaagaggatagTGTCTGGAGTCCAACCGACGGGTTCAATCCACCTAGGAAATTATCTTGGCGCCATAAGAAACTGGATTTTGCTACAG AATACATACGATACTCTCTTTTTTATTGTGGACCTTCATGCG ATTACATTACCGTATGATGCACAACAACTATCCAAGGCAACGAGGGATACAGCAGCTCTTTATTTGGCATGTGGAGTGGATACCTCCAAG GCGTCTGTCTTTGTGCAGTCTCATGTTCGTGCCCATGCAGAAATGATGTGGCTTTTAAGTTCAGTCACACCTGTCGGTTGGCTAAACAGAATGATTCAGTTTAAAGAGAAATCACGCAAGGCG GGGGACGAAAATGTTGGTGTTGGTCTTTTGACTTACCCTGTTTTGATGGCTTCTGATATTCTTTTATATCAG TCTGACTTTGTCCCAGTTGGTGAAGATCAAAAGCAACATTTGGAGTTGACACGTGAACTGGCTGAGCGTGTTAATCATTTATTTGGAGGAAGGAAATGGAAAAAATTGGGAGG GCGAGGTGGTTCGATTTTTAAG GTTCCTGAGGCTCTTATACCACCAGTTGGAGCTCGAGTGATGTCCCTAACTGATGGTCTTTCCAAG ATGTCCAAATCTGCACCTTCTGACCAGTCCCGAATCAATCTTCTGGACCCAAAAGAT GTCATATCAAACAAAATAAAGAGGTGCAAGACTGACTCATTTTCAGG TATGGAATTTGATAATCCTGAAAGGCCTGAGTGCAACAACCTTCTGTCAATATATCAGCTCGTTTCGGAAAAGACAAAAGAG GAAGTTGCACAAGAATGCCGAGACATGAACTGGGGCACTTTCAAATCAGTCCTATCTGATGCGTTGATTGATCATCTGCATCCTATCCAG GTTCGCTACGAGGAAATCATTTCTGACTCAGCTTATTTGGATGGAATTTTGGCAGAAGGTGCTAAGACAGCTGCAGGTATAGCTGATAATACTCTCAATAATGCCTACCAGGCTATGGGATTCTTGCGGAGATGA
- the LOC103431315 gene encoding tryptophan--tRNA ligase, chloroplastic/mitochondrial isoform X3 has product MGRLVLSHFLTVSTASSPRLASSLCAGGFRIRQWKAHTSIPQIRHQSARNASGFRCCCSVSLSQPAAPETSPSSVKKRIVSGVQPTGSIHLGNYLGAIRNWILLQNTYDTLFFIVDLHAITLPYDAQQLSKATRDTAALYLACGVDTSKASVFVQSHVRAHAEMMWLLSSVTPVGWLNRMIQFKEKSRKAGDENVGVGLLTYPVLMASDILLYQSDFVPVGEDQKQHLELTRELAERVNHLFGGRKWKKLGGRGGSIFKVPEALIPPVGARVMSLTDGLSKMSKSAPSDQSRINLLDPKDVISNKIKRCKTDSFSGMEFDNPERPECNNLLSIYQLVSEKTKEEVAQECRDMNWGTFKSVLSDALIDHLHPIQKVLRQLQV; this is encoded by the exons ATGGGTCGCCTAGTCCTCTCCCACTTCCTCACCGTCTCCACCGCCTCTTCTCCTCGCCTCGCATCTTCcct GTGTGCTGGTGGATTTCGAATCCGGCAATGGAAAGCGCATACTTCAATTCCGCAGATTCGGCATCAAAGCGCGCGAAACGCCAGCGGTTTTCGGTGCTGCTGCAGCGTTTCGCTCTCGCAGCCCGCTGCTCCGGAGACTTCTCCCAGCTCTGTAAA gaagaggatagTGTCTGGAGTCCAACCGACGGGTTCAATCCACCTAGGAAATTATCTTGGCGCCATAAGAAACTGGATTTTGCTACAG AATACATACGATACTCTCTTTTTTATTGTGGACCTTCATGCG ATTACATTACCGTATGATGCACAACAACTATCCAAGGCAACGAGGGATACAGCAGCTCTTTATTTGGCATGTGGAGTGGATACCTCCAAG GCGTCTGTCTTTGTGCAGTCTCATGTTCGTGCCCATGCAGAAATGATGTGGCTTTTAAGTTCAGTCACACCTGTCGGTTGGCTAAACAGAATGATTCAGTTTAAAGAGAAATCACGCAAGGCG GGGGACGAAAATGTTGGTGTTGGTCTTTTGACTTACCCTGTTTTGATGGCTTCTGATATTCTTTTATATCAG TCTGACTTTGTCCCAGTTGGTGAAGATCAAAAGCAACATTTGGAGTTGACACGTGAACTGGCTGAGCGTGTTAATCATTTATTTGGAGGAAGGAAATGGAAAAAATTGGGAGG GCGAGGTGGTTCGATTTTTAAG GTTCCTGAGGCTCTTATACCACCAGTTGGAGCTCGAGTGATGTCCCTAACTGATGGTCTTTCCAAG ATGTCCAAATCTGCACCTTCTGACCAGTCCCGAATCAATCTTCTGGACCCAAAAGAT GTCATATCAAACAAAATAAAGAGGTGCAAGACTGACTCATTTTCAGG TATGGAATTTGATAATCCTGAAAGGCCTGAGTGCAACAACCTTCTGTCAATATATCAGCTCGTTTCGGAAAAGACAAAAGAG GAAGTTGCACAAGAATGCCGAGACATGAACTGGGGCACTTTCAAATCAGTCCTATCTGATGCGTTGATTGATCATCTGCATCCTATCCAG AAGGTGCTAAGACAGCTGCAGGTATAG